The Anolis sagrei isolate rAnoSag1 chromosome 10, rAnoSag1.mat, whole genome shotgun sequence genome contains the following window.
gttcgatctttaaatccacatattgtgtcagcttttccatattgttattattattatccattattattttgtcagtgccgattgtgtttaagtgcaggccagggtcttgaggcactgcacccagtgtgccaatcaccactgggacccccttgacgtCAGAGTctgtgcagttcgatctttaaatccacatattgtgtcagcttttccatattattattatccattattattttgtcagtgccgattgtgtttaagtgcaggccagggtctttaggcactgcacccagtgtgccaatcaccactgggatagctgacagggagctctggagtgggctggtccatgaggtcacgaagagttggaagcaactgaacaaataaacaattattattattattattattattattattattattaaaaactattaataTCCCACATATTTACATGGAAGCCACCTTCCACCTGTGGAATGTGGTATACCAGTTTAGTTCAGTGAAATCTGTGCTAGTCTAACTGATGTCACCAAGGGAAAGGTAATTGTGCTCCAAATGTACCAATGCCACCTTTGGCAAGTTGTTGTCCTTATGCGCCGTCACATTGGTCGTAGCTTATGGCACCCCTCGGAACAGGGAGATAATTTTGCAGACCACAACATCCATCGTTTCCTTTCCTGACAGTGTCAAGGCCCCATTGACAAGGGAGTGATGGATGAGAAGGCCCTTCCAGCCACCCCTTTCTCCTGGTTTTGTTTCCAGAGTGCTAGGACTCTTCTGCAATTGGGACCCAGAGAGGAGATCTCCCCTCCTTGGATGGTGGGAGGGTGCATTTCCCCCTCTTCCAAGGCCGAGGGCTGTCCTCCCGTTCACCCAGCTGGGCTTATAACATCTCTCCAGCTCGACTGCATTTCATCCATCAGTCCTTGAAGAACAGAAGACAGCAGAAGATGCCTCTCCGCTTCTCCAAGCTGGTCCAAGGACTGGGGTGCTCACTGCACAGGGTTCGAGGCCTCTCCTCCTTTGAGATGGCTCACCAACAACAAGCTCTTTCAGCATTGCCTCCAAGGAGAAGGTTCAGCTCCACTTGCAGGCTTCAAGACGTCCCCGGAGACACAGGGTAAGCATCTTATTGAAGACCTTTGTTTTCTTAGGATGGTTTAATAATAGTttgaaatctgggttgttgtaggttttccaggctatatggccaggttctagaagcattctcttctggtgtttcacctacatctatggcaggcatcctcagaggatggttgggtttatgtatctgtggaatgatgtccagggtgggagaaagatttgcaggattttttggaggcaacgctgatggaaacTTTCCAAgagttgcatatgatgtctgtagacagtccatgttttgcaaggGGAATACATTTGGGAACTAATACATGAAATCTGACATACCTACCCTCAGAAATCTCACAAAACGACACACTTCTAGGCTCATTTTCATCAATTTGTAGTATTTTGGTAAAAATATATGGTTGGTTTGCGATATAATATTGCCTTTTATCCTTTTATTAAGTGAAACCCAAAAGCTTGTAAATGTCCTTGGtgaaaatattaggcctgggtaacaacggaaaaatttgtttctaaaatcgattcgttttttggggctttttacgtttcgttatttaaaataattacaaaattttccttttaaaaagtccgatatttacgaaatttcgtaaatgtgaaaaaaattacaaaacattaacgaatcgatttccgaaacaataacgaatcgattcgttaatgtcggacgcgaccgcgaaatacgctaaaaaacctccaaaaacttctgaagcttccctctccctctgttgttgactgttggggtgatattataattttttttcactaattaaacaaaaaacaaccataaaacttgccccagacatgcggaaataataacgaaacgacctcaaaacaataacgaaacgaatacaataacgaaatacgaagcatttacaaaacgtgtttaaaaattcgttttttaaaaaaattgctccagaatggttcgttatcattttgtaattaaaaaaataacgaattattaacgaattacgaattaacgaaacgaaaccgcccagccctagaaaataTGCCTTTTTGAAACCTTTTAATGTGCAGACCACCAAaagaaagtttttgcagtttaataaactttccccatgtttttacaaCAGTACCAATGAAGACATGGCATtcataacccagaaacaaaaactgtgttacatagtgtaaggTAGAAAAACAATTTCCAGGACTGTAAAGTAAAAGACAGCAGATGATGGAGATTTATAAAACACAGGGTTTGGTTTTACTTAAttcaaagaaaagagagaaaaagtgtgtgGAGATAATATAGATTGTTGCATTAATACTCTCCAGCAGTCCTGCTTTGGAAAGCATTACTCCTCTGCATTCCCACTTTCCCAACTACTTCTAAAATGTCCCggttcctctctcctcctccctctatggccctcagcttacttcaagTGCTGCAAATTGAGCTGAAAGCACAAAAAGTAGCCTGCTTTCGACCTGAAATCCCCTTTGGATACCGTCTCAATGAATCCTCCGCCTTCCTACTTTCCCAACAGTCCCAGCTCCTCTTCTCCTCCAccactttgtcctcagcttatatTTTTGGAGCATTTTTCTCATCCTTTTCCATTTGTGAACATAACCATTGTGTTCCTCTTTTCCCTGGGATGTTCCCCAGCTCCTCTCATCCTTCATCGCTGACTTCTCCGGAGAAGGTCCAGCTCCATTTTATCAACCGAAATGGAGAGAAGTTCTCTGTCGCCGCCAAGGAAGGGGAGAGTTTGCTGGAGGTGGTGGTCAATCAGAACCTCAGCATCGACGGCTTTGGTAAGCCACATCCATTGCCTTGCTTTGTTTTCCTTGGCCATAATAAACGGTCAGATTCAAGATGGACAGGTCTTGAGTCTGGTCAGTTTGTCTTGGAAAGTTTCCAAACTCTCTAAGCAATACCTATGCATATCTCCCAACTGAATCTCATTGGATCAATCACTGAGTGGTCCGGCAACACGCTGGAAGATCGATTCAATGACTctatcctagggtgcatctacactgtagaacagtgtttctcaacctgggggtcgggacccctgagggggtcacgagggggtatcagaggggtcgccaatgaccatcagaaaacacagtattttctgttagtcatggggattctgtgtggaaagtttggcccagttctatcattggtggggttcagaatgctctttgattgtatgtgaactataaatccctgtaactacaactcccacatgtcaaggtctattttccccaagctccaccagtttcacatttgggcatatagagtgtttgtgccaagtttggttcagatccaacattgtttgagtcctcagtgctctcgggatgtaggtgaactacaactcccaaactcaaggtcaatgcccaccaaacccttctagtgttttctgttggtcatgggagtcctgaatgccacatttggttcaattctgttcttggtggagttcagaatgttcttctagatgaactataaattccagcaactacaactctcaaatgacaatcaATCacccctctcccaaccccaccagtattacatttgggcatattggacatttgtgccaaatttggcccagtgaatgaaaatacatcctgcatataagacatttacattatgattcataacaggagcaaaattacagttatgaagtcacaatggaaataatgttatagttgggggtcaccacaacatgaggaactgtatcaaggggtcacgacattaggaaggttgagaaacactgctgtagaatgaatgcagcttgatgcTATGGCTCAGTACTCTGtggtcctgggaattatagttttgcaaggtcttttgctttctcttctggTGGCTCCTCACggtgcaaatcccatcattccatagcattaaagtgaTGTCGAATGGCATTCagtctaaagtgtagatgcaccactaGTCAAGACTGAAACAGGATTCCTGGCAAAGTTGGCATGGCTAGCAAACAGGCTGAGAGGCTAGCAAATTCATTCCCTTATAGTCTTATAGGTGCACCAAATGAAGCCTATATCCTTTTGCAGAACATGGGAAGCACTGTTTTGAGGatcacaaatcccacaaccccTCAAacagagattctgggagttgtagttccccaaagaGAGTTTCCCCCTGCCTTGTCCCTCTCCTTCGGATGGGATGCCTGCGATCTGCAGCGTGCAACAAATCCAGAAGATGGCAGCAAATCATACTGAATGTTAATCACCAACGTTAAAGAGAACTAATTTGCACCAATTTTAGCTGGTTGCCTTTGGAGAACTTTTGCAGCCATTTGGAGATCCTTCCCCAAATCCtgttaggtaaagataaaggttttcccctgacattaagtccagtcatgtccaactctggggttggtgctcatctccatttctaagctgaagagccggtgttgtccgtagacacctccaaagtcatgtggccagcatgactgcatggagcgctgttaccttcccgctggagcagtaccttaccttattttatttatttatttatttacagttcttatattccgcccttctcaccccgcaggggactcagggcggattacagtcaacacatatatggcaaacattcaatgccagtttgacaaaccacgtttaacacacaaatacaccaaggctatttaacttttttctggccgccgggggagctgctgctttccatcgtccatcagcgacaccgatgaagttcttccacattccacattccccggagtcttttttctttatggcctcataaattagttaaatttagcctcccacacaaggtggtgccttattttcctacttgacagatgcaactgtctttcgggttgcaaaggtcgacaacgggctacacaatggctggacacccactccagcccgggctggcttcgaactcatgaccttttggtcagagtgatcttaatgcagctgacactcagccagctgcgccacaatcccggtgcttcaaagtaaggactgcataattaaaacaagaataaccctttcaaaccaggaacagaagattatccggaaagtaaggttccaaattttcttgggggaagttggtctcactgctgtgtagcaagaagccagtggaagtgaacgagcagtgccagtcgtcagtagctcatcgactggtgttgttGTGAAGGTTaaagatgagcgtcctcattctgttttcctCCAAATGCAAACTTTGTGCTGTAATACGCTTCCTAAATGTTAAGGGCATGAACACCGCTGCAATTTATCACGAGGTTTCTCTACCTGGTATCCTCGGCTAAAAAGTGACCAATATcgtcaacaatatcttcaagacctaACGTCAGCGGTCCCGAGGAAAGCATTGACAGCCCTgcgattccaaacaatgccttcaaactggctagagggaagaagatacagagggatcccccatgcccaacGACTTTGCATTTGTGGCACGGGGGAAAGAGAAGACCTCACACACTCTTTGCTACGTTGCCCCTTGTACAATGACCCTAGGAAAAATCTCCTGGGAtcactcttggaagaaagggcatcatggcaacaatctgcggtgatctgcgacttgctagcagatcattctaaaaatataacactaaaggttgccacattcgcaatcgcagcccaaaagatcagagccaaagtagcaaaatccatactgggggtcagaaatggaaacggttTGGACTGACACAGAGCAGACACTGTcattgtcatgtttctgctttcataattttaaagaacttgctttagttttaattcttgttacgttttaaggtttatattggaaagtgtttataaagttaatatagaatcctagaatcaaagagttggaagagacctcctgggccatccagtccaaccccattctgccaagaagcaggaatattgcattcaaatcacccctgacagatggccatccagcctctgcttaaaagcttccaatgaaggagcctccaccacactccggggcagagagttccactgctgaacggctctcgcagtcaggaagttcttcctaatgttcagatggaatctcctctcttgtagtttgaagccatggctccattgcgtcctagtctccagggaagcagaaaacaagcttgctccctcctcctccctgtggcttcctctcacatatttatacatggctatcatatctcctctcagccttctcttcttccggctaaacatgcccagttccctaagccgctcctcatagggcttgttctccagacccttgatcattttagtcgccctcctctggacacattccagcttgtcaatatctctcttgaattgtggtgcccagaattggacacaatattccagatgtggtctaaccaaagcagaatagagcatggggagcatgacttccttagatctagacattatgctcctattgatgcaggccaaaatcccatatattactgatgtcatggcctatggctagtacaataaacaattcattcattcaatttatCACGAGATcatttatggagaggacataatgtcaagaaggtaagataaaggttttcgcctgacattaagtccagttgcgttcgactctgggactctggcgcacatctccatttctaagccgaagagccagtgttgacacctccaaggtcatatggccagcatgacttcatggagtgccgttaccttcctgccggagtggtacctgctgatctattcacattgacatgttttcgaactgctaggttggcagaagctggggctgacagcaggagctcacaccgctccccggatacgagcctgtgacctttcaatcagcaagttcagcagctcagcagtataactcaagttcagcagctcagcaggatAACCCAACAGGCCGAGAGGCTAGCAAATTCATTCTCTTATAGTCTTATAGAATAATCCAATGTATTTGCCATAAGTCTCAACAGCCCAtatgtctagaccaggcatgggcaaacttgggccttccatccaggtgttttggacttcaactcccacaattcctaacagcttaagcagctgaggagggaaaggaaagggcccaagactgttaggaattgtgtgagctgaactccaaaacacccagagggaaggcccaagtttgtccatgcctggtctagatgcttTCCAGCTTGGTTGTGCTGAAATGCCTATGGACaatgctttaaaaatacaatgaGCCCTTTGTATCCATTCTCCCAAAGGTGCGTGCGAAGGGACCCTCGCTTGCTCCACTTGCCACCTCATCTTTGAAGAAGAGGCTTTCCGAAAACTGGGCGCCGTCAGCGAGGAAGAGCTGGACATGCTGGACCTGGCTTTTGGCCTGACAGACACGTGAGgaacctttctccttccatctctctccaTCAGGAATGGGTTCTGAGTCCAAATCAGAACCAATTGTGCAGTATATTTTTACAATTTCCAGAAAGTATTGGTTGGCACTAGGGATGTGAATGATATCATTTGAGTGTATTGGATTTGGGGGACTCGGGGGATTCGgctgctttaaaa
Protein-coding sequences here:
- the LOC132763126 gene encoding adrenodoxin-like encodes the protein MPLRFSKLVQGLGCSLHRVRGLSSFEMAHQQQALSALPPRRRFSSTCRLQDVPGDTGSSHPSSLTSPEKVQLHFINRNGEKFSVAAKEGESLLEVVVNQNLSIDGFGACEGTLACSTCHLIFEEEAFRKLGAVSEEELDMLDLAFGLTDTSRLGCQVHVKKWMDGLTLHVPREVSDIRKELEVEKQSKQ